The Vicia villosa cultivar HV-30 ecotype Madison, WI linkage group LG1, Vvil1.0, whole genome shotgun sequence genome includes a region encoding these proteins:
- the LOC131643467 gene encoding uncharacterized protein LOC131643467: protein MSGSRYLFSNGVLSHTLDVPPVKLFLETHPGAYTTSRTHINASCLLFWERHVKRLSESIQILSNLAPQLLFKSNNAASLLPLDKNFPVWQPGLEMLVNESVGKVLPIALKERVDSEELAITTLVSGNLEELNVCETTSEEKMSNFFDVHVHIDSYVPPQFGIRGNAAHLAVGGYGRNFAAAKYSDWVRVRKTLEKLRPPSVTELLLSHNGDQILEGCVTNFFVVCCKDRDSDNGKAPCDYGNRNSFEVQTAPISDGVLPGVIRQVVLEVCKNEGIPFREVAPSWSKHEIWEEAFITSSLRVLQHVESIQVPTEWQSAHSKTWKDISWTKKQFQGGPGMITNLIQEKVMEKAILEGYPMSNICTR, encoded by the exons ATGTCAGGTTCGCGGTATCTCTTCAGTAATGGCGTCCTTTCACACACCTTAGATGTTCCTCCTGTCAAACTCTTTCTTGAAACTCATCCAGGTGCTTACACAACATCACGTACTCACATTAATGCTTCATGCTTGTTATTCTGGGAAAGACATGTGAAAAGACTTTCTGAATCTATACAAATTCTGTCGAATTTGGCACCGCAACTTTTATTCAAATCTAATAATGCTGCAAGTTTGCTGCCGTTGGATAAGAATTTTCCGGTTTGGCAACCTGGATTGGAGATGCTTGTTAATGAATCGGTGGGGAAGGTCTTGCCGATTGCATTGAAAGAGAGGGTTGATTCTGAGGAGCTGGCAATTACAACTCTTGTTAGTGGTAATTTGGAGGAACTGAATGTGTGTGAGACTACCAGTGAGGAAAAAATGAGTAATTTTTTTGATGTGCATGTGCATATTGATAGTTATGTTCCGCCTCAATTTGGTATCCGGGGAAATGCTGCACATTTGGCGGTGGGGGGCTATGGGAGGAACTTTGCAGCTGCAAAATATTCAGATTGGGTAAG GGTTAGGAAAACTCTGGAAAAGCTCAGACCTCCATCAGTGACAGAACTGTTATTGTCTCATAATGGCGATCAAATACTCGAAGGTTGTGTGACAAATTTTTTCGTTGTTTGCTGCAAG GACAGGGATTCAGATAATGGGAAGGCCCCTTGTGATTATGGAAATAGAAACTCTTTTGAAGTGCAGACAGCTCCTATCAGTGATGGTGTTCTTCCAGGAGTTATACGCCAAGTAGTGCTTGA GGTATGCAAGAATGAAGGAATCCCATTTCGTGAAGTTGCTCCATCATGGTCAAAACATGAAATCTGGGAGGAAGCATTCATCACAA GTAGCTTGAGGGTTTTGCAACATGTAGAGAGTATTCAGGTTCCAACAGAATGGCAATCTGCCCATTCTAAAACATGGAAGGATATATCATGGACAAAAAAGCAATTTCAG GGTGGACCTGGAATGATCACGAATTTAATCCAG GAAAAAGTTATGGAGAAAGCAATTTTGGAAGGGTACCCAATGAGTAACATATGTACAAGGTGA
- the LOC131643466 gene encoding uncharacterized protein LOC131643466 isoform X2, whose product MSGGSRYLFSKGILSRTLDVPPYRLFLEAHPGAYTTTRTHDNASCLMFWERHIKRLSESIQILSNSAPQLLFKSENAASLQPLSPNFAVWKHALKILVNDSLEKVLPIALKERVDSEELVVNTLVTGNLEELNACETVCEDNMSKLFDVHVHIETYAPPQFGVHGNGEHLAVGGYGRNIAGAKYSDWVRIRKALEKLRPPSVTELLLSYNGDQILEGSATNFFVVSRKEDWDSDDGKAPFDYGNKNSFEVQTAPITDGVLPGIIRQLVLELNVSYGFEPDTSHSCVSVSGGTHMLFFLWRGMICICAGYAETKESHFERLLHHG is encoded by the exons ATGTCAGGAGGTTCTAGATATCTCTTCAGTAAGGGCATCCTTTCACGCACTTTAGATGTTCCTCCTTACAGACTCTTTCTTGAAGCTCATCCAG GTGCTTACACAACAACACGGACTCACGATAATGCTTCATGCTTGATGTTTTGGGAAAGACACATCAAAAGACTTTCAGAATCTATACAAATTCTCTCAAATTCTGCTCCACAACTTTTATTCAAATCTGAGAATGCTGCAAGTTTGCAGCCATTGTCACCAAATTTTGCAGTTTGGAAACATGCATTGAAGATTCTTGTTAATGATTCATTGGAGAAAGTATTGCCAATTGCATTGAAAGAGAGGGTTGATTCTGAGGAGCTGGTCGTCAATACTCTTGTTACTGGTAATTTGGAGGAACTCAATGCATGCGAGACGGTGTGTGAGGATAATATGAGTAAACTTTTTGATGTGCATGTGCATATAGAAACTTATGCTCCTCCTCAATTCGGTGTCCACGGAAATGGTGAACATTTGGCTGTTGGGGGCTATGGGAGGAACATTGCAGGTGCAAAATATTCAGATTGGGTGAG GATTAGGAAGGCTCTGGAAAAGCTCAGACCTCCGTCAGTGACAGAACTGCTGCTGTCTTATAATGGTGATCAAATACTAGAAGGTTCTGCAACAAATTTTTTCGTCGTTTCCCGCAAG GAGGATTGGGATTCAGATGATGGGAAGGCCCCATTTGATTATGGAAATAAAAACTCTTTTGAAGTGCAGACAGCTCCTATCACTGATGGCGTTCTTCCAGGAATAATACGCCAACTAGTGCTTGA GCTGAACGTTTCCTACGGGTTCGAACCTGATACCTCACATTCGTGTGTGTCAGTTTCTggtggtactcacatgttgtttTTCTTGTGGCGGGGCATGATTTGCATTTGTGCAGGGTATGCAGAAACGAAGGAATCACATTTCGAGAGGTTGCTCCATCATGGTTAA
- the LOC131643466 gene encoding uncharacterized protein LOC131643466 isoform X1, with translation MSGGSRYLFSKGILSRTLDVPPYRLFLEAHPGAYTTTRTHDNASCLMFWERHIKRLSESIQILSNSAPQLLFKSENAASLQPLSPNFAVWKHALKILVNDSLEKVLPIALKERVDSEELVVNTLVTGNLEELNACETVCEDNMSKLFDVHVHIETYAPPQFGVHGNGEHLAVGGYGRNIAGAKYSDWVRIRKALEKLRPPSVTELLLSYNGDQILEGSATNFFVVSRKEDWDSDDGKAPFDYGNKNSFEVQTAPITDGVLPGIIRQLVLEVCRNEGITFREVAPSWLKHEIWEEAFVTNSLRLLQHVESIQAPTEWQSAHSKTWKDISWTKKQFQDGPGMITTLIQGKVMEKAILEGFPISNICKR, from the exons ATGTCAGGAGGTTCTAGATATCTCTTCAGTAAGGGCATCCTTTCACGCACTTTAGATGTTCCTCCTTACAGACTCTTTCTTGAAGCTCATCCAG GTGCTTACACAACAACACGGACTCACGATAATGCTTCATGCTTGATGTTTTGGGAAAGACACATCAAAAGACTTTCAGAATCTATACAAATTCTCTCAAATTCTGCTCCACAACTTTTATTCAAATCTGAGAATGCTGCAAGTTTGCAGCCATTGTCACCAAATTTTGCAGTTTGGAAACATGCATTGAAGATTCTTGTTAATGATTCATTGGAGAAAGTATTGCCAATTGCATTGAAAGAGAGGGTTGATTCTGAGGAGCTGGTCGTCAATACTCTTGTTACTGGTAATTTGGAGGAACTCAATGCATGCGAGACGGTGTGTGAGGATAATATGAGTAAACTTTTTGATGTGCATGTGCATATAGAAACTTATGCTCCTCCTCAATTCGGTGTCCACGGAAATGGTGAACATTTGGCTGTTGGGGGCTATGGGAGGAACATTGCAGGTGCAAAATATTCAGATTGGGTGAG GATTAGGAAGGCTCTGGAAAAGCTCAGACCTCCGTCAGTGACAGAACTGCTGCTGTCTTATAATGGTGATCAAATACTAGAAGGTTCTGCAACAAATTTTTTCGTCGTTTCCCGCAAG GAGGATTGGGATTCAGATGATGGGAAGGCCCCATTTGATTATGGAAATAAAAACTCTTTTGAAGTGCAGACAGCTCCTATCACTGATGGCGTTCTTCCAGGAATAATACGCCAACTAGTGCTTGA GGTATGCAGAAACGAAGGAATCACATTTCGAGAGGTTGCTCCATCATGGTTAAAACATGAAATCTGGGAGGAAGCATTCGTCACAA ATAGCTTGAGGCTTTTGCAACATGTAGAAAGTATTCAGGCTCCAACAGAATGGCAATCAGCCCATTCAAAAACATGGAAGGATATATCATGGACAAAAAAGCAATTTCAG GATGGACCTGGGATGATTACAACTTTAATCCAG GGAAAGGTTATGGAGAAAGCGATTTTGGAAGGATTTCCAATAAGTAACATATGTAAAAGGTGA